In Zingiber officinale cultivar Zhangliang chromosome 3B, Zo_v1.1, whole genome shotgun sequence, a single window of DNA contains:
- the LOC121968436 gene encoding F-box/kelch-repeat protein At1g23390-like, whose amino-acid sequence MDPKTAWHGAEEEQGIEENADRVLHGDVLDAVVARVSALDLLPASCVSKQWRAAVLAAARQSPRRGAPWLVLRVHGGRKPVVHAFNPISRNWRSVALPSGGPFAGRDGSAVHVSNFPCSAGGGSTGGAGIYALSSTRIALAADLFGTTWRELEPLRSWRTDPVVALVGRRLVVAGGASELLEDDPASVEVWEGGSGGWAPSDPMPAAFQWSPAISAAASERRLYTVEKQPPFSASWFDPEAKRWGPTSRLQIPDPTVRHVSVAFACGRLLLATVSDDGGGRLDWRPQAVRLWAMDQETLEVEAEQVAQMPQEMVAALVDEDGCGMRSLGFLSSERFAYLYNPLFMKFFFLCEIDEGGSGGCRWEAVPRSPSADDRPMHRVLFSCTQVNADESGPTKF is encoded by the coding sequence ATGGATCCGAAGACGGCATGGCATGGCGCGGAGGAAGAGCAAGGAATCGAAGAGAACGCCGACCGGGTGCTCCATGGCGACGTCCTCGACGCCGTCGTCGCCCGCGTCTCCGCGCTGGATCTCCTGCCCGCCTCCTGCGTCTCGAAGCAGTGGCGGGCGGCGGTCCTCGCCGCCGCCCGCCAGTCTCCCCGTCGTGGTGCGCCGTGGCTCGTGCTCCGCGTCCACGGAGGTAGAAAACCAGTCGTCCACGCCTTTAACCCCATCTCCCGCAACTGGCGCTCGGTCGCGCTGCCGTCCGGTGGTCCTTTCGCCGGCCGAGATGGCTCGGCGGTCCATGTGTCCAACTTCCCCTGCTCCGCGGGCGGCGGTAGCACCGGTGGAGCCGGAATCTACGCGCTCTCTTCCACCAGGATAGCCCTCGCTGCCGACCTCTTCGGCACCACGTGGCGCGAGCTGGAGCCTCTGCGCAGCTGGCGAACGGACCCTGTGGTGGCCCTCGTGGGGAGGCGCCTCGTGGTGGCGGGCGGCGCAAGCGAGCTCCTCGAGGACGACCCTGCCTCCGTCGAGGTGTGGGAAGGCGGCAGCGGCGGGTGGGCGCCGTCGGACCCGATGCCGGCCGCATTCCAGTGGTCGCCGGCGATCTCCGCCGCCGCATCGGAGCGGCGGCTCTACACGGTGGAGAAACAGCCGCCCTTCAGCGCCAGCTGGTTCGATCCCGAGGCCAAGCGGTGGGGCCCGACGAGCCGACTCCAAATCCCCGACCCCACAGTCAGACACGTTTCCGTCGCGTTCGCGTGCGGGAGACTACTACTAGCGACGGTTAGCGACGATGGCGGCGGGAGGCTGGATTGGCGGCCGCAGGCGGTGCGGCTCTGGGCGATGGATCAGGAGACGCTGGAGGTGGAGGCGGAGCAGGTGGCTCAGATGCCGCAGGAGATGGTGGCTGCCCTGGTGGACGAAGACGGCTGCGGGATGCGCTCGTTGGGGTTTCTCTCGTCGGAGCGCTTCGCCTACTTGTACAACCCCCTCTTCATGAAATTCTTCTTCCTGTGCGAAATCGACGAGGGCGGCAGCGGCGGCTGCAGATGGGAGGCGGTTCCCAGGTCGCCGTCCGCCGACGACCGCCCTATGCACAGGGTGCTCTTCTCCTGCACCCAAGTCAACGCCGACGAGTCCGGTCCCACAAAATTTTAG
- the LOC122056746 gene encoding tobamovirus multiplication protein 2A-like, which produces MACKGFWECLLKLFNFVLTVTGLAMVGYGVYLLVQWNKIASGGSSDDPAPPTSNDLEVLKLGRPMLVALFSSSSFLDNLPKAWFIYLFIGVGAIMLIISCFGCIGAVSRNGCCLSCYAFLVFLLIVAELAAAAFIFFDHSWKDLIPDDKTGNFDIIYDFLDDNWKIARWVALGAVILEGLAFLLALIVRAANRPVEYDSDDEYIAARSSVRQPLVNRQGASATGAPVLGNLDHRPSRNDAWSQRMREKYGLDTSEFTYNPSDPTRYQQATASQTEENGRCTIL; this is translated from the exons ATGGCGTGCAAGGGGTTCTGGGAATGTTTGTTGAAACTTTTCAATTTTGTTTTGACGGTCACCGGCTTGGCGATGGTGGGATATGGGGTTTACTTGCTGGTGCAGTGGAATAAAATCGCTTCTGGTGGCAGCAGCGATGATCCAGCTCCTCCGACGAGCAACGATCTGGAAGTTTTGAAGCTTGGGCGACCTATGCTTGTCGCCTTGTTCTCTTCGTCCAGTTTTCTTGACAATTTACCGAAAGCTTG gtttatttatttgtttataggtGTCGGGGCTATCATGCTTATTATATCATGCTTTGGCTGTATAGGAGCAGTTTCAAGGAATGGTTGCTGCTTGTCTTGT TATGCTTTCTTAGTATTTTTGTTGATTGTAGCTGAGTTGGCTGCTGCAGCTTTCATATTCTTCGACCATAGCTGGAAGGAT CTTATTCCTGATGATAAAACTGGGAACTTTGACATTATATATGATTTTCTGGATGATAATTGGAAGATAGCTAGGTGGGTTGCTCTTGGAGCTGTCATATTAGAG GGCTTGGCATTTTTGTTAGCTCTTATAGTGAGAGCTGCAAACAGACCTGTGGAGTACGATAGCGACGATGAATATATTGCTGCAAGATCTTCAGTCCGACAGCCGTTAGTGAATCGGCAAGGAGCTTCAGCAACCGGAGCACCTGTGCTTGGCAATCTCGACCATCGTCCTAGCAGAAATGATGCTTGGAGCCAaagaatgagagaaaaa TACGGTCTTGATACCTCTGAGTTCACATACAATCCCTCAGATCCAACCAGATACCAGCAAGCTACTGCATCCCAGACGGAAGAAAATGGCCGCTGCACCATTCTTTAA